In a single window of the Pseudodesulfovibrio profundus genome:
- a CDS encoding phosphoadenosine phosphosulfate reductase family protein, which translates to MINVRHILSLSGGKDSAALAVYLRDKIPEMEYIFHDTDKELPETYEYLYKLEAILGKKITYTTSERSFDKWLKVFGGMIPSNHRRWCTKMLKIRPFEDYVGDDIVINYVGLRADERRDGYISPKPNITAVHPFKEDGLVKADIINILEESGLGLPGYTEWGRSRSGCFFCFYQQKIEWVRLKEKHPDLFEQAKAYEYANNKNGNPFYWNKNESLAQLEKPARMKQIVKNWEKKQLLKKKNAANQPLAQVLGGLGQHEEPEREGCLICGV; encoded by the coding sequence ATGATTAACGTCCGTCACATTCTAAGCCTATCCGGTGGCAAAGATAGTGCTGCATTAGCTGTATACTTGCGAGATAAGATTCCTGAAATGGAATACATCTTTCATGACACTGATAAAGAACTGCCCGAAACGTATGAGTATCTATATAAGCTAGAGGCCATTCTGGGAAAAAAGATAACCTACACCACCTCTGAACGTAGCTTCGACAAATGGCTTAAAGTCTTTGGCGGGATGATCCCATCCAACCATCGTCGGTGGTGTACCAAGATGCTCAAAATTCGGCCATTTGAAGACTATGTTGGCGATGACATCGTCATTAATTATGTTGGATTACGTGCGGATGAACGCCGCGATGGATATATTAGCCCCAAACCCAATATTACAGCCGTTCATCCCTTTAAAGAGGATGGTCTTGTTAAGGCTGACATTATCAATATCCTAGAAGAATCCGGTTTGGGTTTACCTGGTTATACCGAGTGGGGACGTTCTAGATCTGGCTGTTTTTTTTGTTTCTACCAGCAAAAAATCGAATGGGTACGACTTAAAGAAAAGCACCCAGACCTATTTGAACAGGCAAAGGCCTACGAATATGCGAACAACAAAAATGGGAACCCGTTTTATTGGAATAAAAATGAATCATTGGCGCAACTAGAGAAGCCAGCTCGCATGAAGCAAATTGTAAAGAACTGGGAAAAAAAGCAACTATTAAAGAAAAAAAACGCCGCGAATCAACCTCTTGCTCAAGTCCTCGGGGGACTAGGCCAACACGAAGAGCCTGAGCGTGAAGGTTGCCTTATTTGCGGCGTATAA
- a CDS encoding RES family NAD+ phosphorylase, whose protein sequence is MKAGEIVFRARVHDKDTFASVKELGPPPVEFAKFANRMSPAGVVMFYAAGDVQTAIVEAASGNKSKGIASVGEFGLLKDATILDLTDGFEVPSIFDHESRDNRVAAIFMKGFLSEFRRPIEKDGREHVEYVPTQIMTEYFKYLFEKDGRRVFGIKYQSAQNNSGVSYVFFADQEYFVAGQLDTNTSLEKKFFSFNKSSVKTAPVNKNASGGISVGDIILLLAVGYGAKKLLFK, encoded by the coding sequence ATGAAAGCTGGCGAAATAGTGTTTCGGGCAAGAGTGCATGACAAAGATACCTTTGCGTCTGTTAAGGAGCTCGGCCCTCCTCCCGTTGAATTTGCTAAGTTTGCTAATCGGATGAGTCCGGCAGGTGTTGTGATGTTTTACGCAGCGGGCGATGTGCAAACTGCAATTGTTGAGGCTGCTTCTGGGAATAAGTCTAAGGGGATCGCCTCTGTTGGCGAATTTGGACTTTTGAAAGACGCGACAATTCTAGATCTCACAGATGGATTTGAGGTCCCGAGCATTTTTGACCATGAGAGTAGGGATAATCGTGTAGCCGCTATTTTTATGAAAGGTTTTTTGTCCGAGTTTCGTCGGCCTATCGAAAAGGATGGCCGGGAACATGTTGAGTATGTCCCAACACAGATAATGACTGAATATTTTAAGTACTTATTTGAAAAAGACGGCCGGCGGGTTTTTGGAATAAAATACCAAAGTGCACAGAATAACAGCGGTGTCTCATATGTGTTTTTTGCCGATCAAGAGTACTTTGTAGCTGGCCAGTTAGACACCAACACCTCGCTCGAAAAGAAGTTTTTTTCCTTTAATAAATCTAGCGTGAAAACTGCCCCTGTTAATAAGAATGCGAGCGGCGGAATAAGTGTTGGCGATATAATCTTGCTACTTGCCGTTGGCTATGGTGCAAAGAAGTTGCTCTTTAAGTAG
- a CDS encoding IS3 family transposase (programmed frameshift): MRKSRFSEYQIVKILKSVEGGRTVKDVCREHGISNATYYKWKSKYGGMEASDIQRMKDLEAENRKLKQMFADLSLENTALKDIIGKKALRPVERKQLVSHMVNEHEMSIRKACAALKVSRSYYAYKPHPRDDSEVVAALIELAEKKPTWGFSKLFAVLRKQGKLWNHKRVWRVYCLLKMNLKRKSKKRRPKGPRIAVAQPLSANHCWSIDFMRDTLYSGRAFRTFNAVDDYNREVLAVEIDTNLPAGRVTRVLDRVAEERNCYPERIRMDNGPEFVSSAMAVWAEEHGVELDLIQPGKPTQNSYVERFNRTYREEVLDLYIFNSLSEVRRCTEEFIREYNEERPHESLGNMTPIEFAAQRAGGTPCPLGNLEKTAGSFYS; encoded by the exons ATGCGCAAATCAAGATTCAGTGAGTATCAGATCGTCAAGATCCTGAAGTCCGTAGAAGGCGGTAGGACCGTCAAGGACGTATGCCGTGAGCACGGCATCAGCAATGCCACCTATTACAAATGGAAGTCGAAATACGGCGGCATGGAAGCATCCGATATCCAGCGGATGAAAGACCTTGAGGCTGAGAACCGCAAGCTCAAGCAGATGTTTGCCGACCTCAGCCTTGAAAACACCGCTCTTAAGGATATCATCG GAAAAAAAGCTCTGAGGCCAGTTGAACGCAAGCAGCTCGTTTCGCACATGGTCAACGAACACGAGATGAGCATTCGCAAGGCATGCGCGGCTTTGAAGGTTAGCCGAAGTTACTACGCCTACAAGCCGCACCCTCGTGATGACAGCGAAGTGGTTGCAGCGTTGATCGAACTGGCCGAGAAAAAGCCGACATGGGGTTTCAGCAAGCTCTTCGCTGTCCTTCGAAAACAGGGCAAGCTCTGGAATCATAAACGGGTATGGCGAGTGTATTGCTTGCTGAAGATGAACCTGAAGCGCAAGTCAAAGAAGCGCCGTCCGAAAGGACCAAGAATTGCGGTGGCACAACCGTTGTCGGCAAACCATTGCTGGTCGATCGACTTCATGCGCGACACGCTATACAGCGGACGAGCGTTCAGGACTTTCAACGCTGTTGATGATTACAACCGTGAAGTGCTGGCTGTTGAAATCGACACCAATCTTCCGGCGGGACGAGTGACCAGAGTTCTAGATCGTGTCGCAGAGGAGCGTAATTGCTATCCTGAAAGGATCAGGATGGATAACGGGCCGGAGTTTGTCAGTTCGGCCATGGCTGTATGGGCTGAAGAGCATGGCGTTGAACTGGACTTGATCCAACCGGGCAAGCCAACGCAAAACTCCTACGTAGAGCGATTCAACAGGACATATAGAGAGGAGGTTTTGGACTTGTATATCTTCAACAGCTTGAGTGAAGTCCGCCGTTGTACTGAAGAATTTATCCGGGAGTACAATGAGGAACGGCCTCATGAATCTCTCGGCAACATGACGCCAATTGAATTTGCTGCCCAGAGGGCAGGGGGTACCCCCTGCCCTCTGGGCAACCTCGAAAAAACGGCTGGAAGTTTCTACTCCTAG